The Brassica rapa cultivar Chiifu-401-42 unplaced genomic scaffold, CAAS_Brap_v3.01 Scaffold0210, whole genome shotgun sequence genome contains the following window.
TTAGTGAAGCTTAATGAGCTCTCTTCATTTCTCTTACACAACTCTTTTATTTGAACATCATGAAAAGAAAGCGTAGCACAGCGTTTGCTAAGAAAAGCGTCCCCCGGGCCGGCCCGTTGAAAGCTCTATATATTATGCGGCTAGGGTTTTGGGTCGCCATTTTGAAGCTGCAGTCCGCGCGGGCTAGGCCCGTTGTGATCCGCTCGATAACTAATCCGCCGCTGTAGGAATTGGTCAACACATCTCTATACGGGACGTGTCAAGAGACTCTAAGTAGACAGAGGGTTCAAACCCAAAATGCAAATATGAAGAACACGTGAAGCTCATGTGCATGATCTTTGTCAGTCGATAAAAAAGATAGAGGGCATAAAGGGGATTCCTCACACCTGTACTGTGCTTGTCCTCTTTGTCTGTCGTATACGTTATACGGGATCAGAGGAGTGAGCGTGCGATAAGATCGTGACAAGAACACATGAGGGCTGAACGTTTTGGAAGAGAGTAAGAGATGTCGTGTCAAGAAGAAGACTCGAAACTTTCTTAacgttttcaaattattttcaaaagtaGAAATAAAGATATGTTTGGTAACTATGCAACATTTGCTTCTAATAGTAAACATGAGATAAgatcattttatatataaatttcttCACTACGATCAAATCTACCAGAAACAGTTTGAGAGAGTAAGAGTGAAAGCATGAGCTGAAATCTTCTTACAACAAGAACATAACATAgctagagagactcaaaacagCCAGACAGCGATTACCACTAAGCTAGACTCAATGTCCTTTGAGACAATAAGTTCACCAACAAAACCAGAGAAAGTTAACATTCTTAGAGCATCATGAAAGAACAGAATCCACTCAAAGCGATCAAGAGAAGGTAGGTGAGAAATGTGCTTGAGTTCCTGAGAGCAAACGCGCTGCTCTCTGTCGTGTAGTCCGGGTTAATCCCAGTGCTATTGTTTCCAAAAACTCCATTGGTTGAGGAGGTTCCTGAAAAAGGACTGTTGCCATTGCCACCAGGAAGTGTGGTGCTGCCGCCTTTTGGATTGGTTGTGCCTGGTGTCACAGTGGTGCTGCCACCGGAGCCactagagaaaataaaaaagcaaCAACACATAAAAGAGAATATCAGACAGGTAACAACTACTTTGAGGCATTAATGAATCTGGTTAAATGAGTTTATAACCAGACCTTGATGAAACttcaaatcaaaaatttatttatttatttattggttcaagtAATATTAATGATGATGTTTGCTATCCTTAATTGATTTGAATGTGATCCTATCTCtttcacaacaaaacaaaaaaaagagttgcAAACTTGGACCCAAATCAAGCTTTAGTCCACTTGGTACTCTTTGCCACAAATATAGAAATCAAATTCTTGAAAAGCCATTTGAATCAGAAGTATAACCTGGCACTAGTAGGGAAGGTGCATCCTGAGTAACCTGTACAATTAAAAGGGTtccagcaaacaaaaaaaaagttaatacaTTGATGATTATCCACAGAGTTGAAGCTATAAATTAGTCTTTATCACTCATTTGGCATATCCACATTGTCTTAGAATCTTATCAAAATCACTCAaattgtaaccaaaacataaagcCTTCAACTTTATGTGACAAAGAGCAGTCAAATGAGGATAGTTGAGACTGACTTGGATCAGAGTTAGTTGGAGTGGCAGTGCCACTAAATCACAAGTGCCTGGAGCTTGGTGCTTCTTTTGGAAGAAGCTATTGACTGCATAGTTGCAGTGAGACCTAACATTGTCAGGGTCAAAGCAAGGTGCTTTTGGGTGAGTGGGGTTACAGTCTGCTCCATTGCCACAGGCATAGTCTAGTGTGCTCTGTAGCACTGTATCACTCAGCCCTGTTTTACACACACACCATGAGGCACCTACGTAGACCAAGAGGCTACATTTAGTGGTTGATTCAATACAAAAGACTCCATATTTGTTGTTATATAATGTGAAAGCCAACAAGATCTGTGGTAAAAAAACTTGGAACTCAATTTGAGGGgtttaatctttaaaaattatcaaaaacatAGCAAAAAGTTGTAAGAAAACAAGCAAACCAGCAGAGTTTTCTAGAGATTTGTGAACTTTTCCAAGGAAGAAAACACTTTAAAGAAGATaataagtaaattaaaaaatgagaCAAGAACAAACAAATCTTGAAACctttttttgttattcaaaagaAAAGCAACCAAAAAATACAGCCTGAATGTCAAGAGAAAATAGCTAGTACAAATGGTAACTTTTAATCTGTTTATCAATGGTAGAACACTAAGGAACAGTAAGACCCTTGAGTCAAGGGACTTGATTACTACTACAAGAACCCATTTTCTGACCAGAGCCAAAAGGCTTGAGACTCGGACAGTAAGAGAGACAAGACTAATGCCAAGAAATCTGAAGGAAGAGTGGAAGTTCTTACTAGAATGGCCAGCCATGGCTAGAAGGAGAAGTGAAAGAACCAGAGCAGCCATAGATGCGTTCAGACAAAATGTCACAGTTGTCCTCTAGAAAGAAAAGTAGTGAAGATAGAGAAAGAGATCTGTAGagaaagaaggagaagagaaagTGGAGAAAACAGCGAGAAGTAGAGAGAGTGTGGCTACTTGATGTGTGTAAAGAGATGGGTGAGATGAGAGAGTGGCTACTTGTTGTGTGTCCTCTTTTGTCTCTCTCTCAAAACCCTTTTGAGTGCTGTTTTACATCATTTAAGAACTCAGCTCATGTAGAGTTACGTATATCTTgagatttaaattaaaaaagacATTGTTGTATTATTAGAGTACAGGTTGgtagataaattaaataaaaacaacaacaactagTTTATTACTTATTGAAATAAGCCAAATCTTTGTGTTGCAGGCTGTGGTGTTCCACACAAATGTCGATAATAATAAAATGCTATGTTCATAATGGGGTCAGAagtgattttcttttgtttattacaGTCTGCAACACTCCGTAATCCATTGAACAACAACTTGCACGGCGCTGCTGAGCCATCAGATAATATAGTTGTGGATGGAATTAATGTAAAAATCAAAAGCTTGATAGTGTCCCAGTTTATGTATTACAGTGTTGCAGATTTTTTggactaaataaataataatcagatttctgtttttttttttgggtttaaaaagaaacatttaagaaaaaaatacactCCAACTGCATAACATTATATGGATcacatgagaaaatatatataaaatgggCCAGAAATATTTCATAGGCCCATGAGCCCAGGAATCAAAAATAATAAGGGTAATTATGTAAAATACAAAACTcctcaaaaaccctaatttcactTTCATCTCAATCACCCCCACTCGAATATTATAGCAGCGCCGACGAGGAagcaggaagaagaagaagaatcaagaatAATGGCGACAGGCAAAACGGTGAAGGATGTCTCTCCACACGAGTTCGTCAAGGCTTACGCTGCCCACCTCAAGCGCTCCGGCAAGGTATAATAATCTTACAGTCGAATCTTGGAAATGGCCATTAGTTTCTGCATTTTATTACAATATCGTGTGGTGTAGATTGAGCTGCCACCGTGGACAGACATCGTCAAGACCGGTAAACTTAAGGAGCTTGCTCCTTATGACCCTGACTGGTACTACATCAGAGCTGGTATGTACTACATCTCTGGTCACTTGTTTAGTTAGTGTTTGTGTTTCTGAGATTTAAAgttgaactctttttttttttggtttgtagcGTCGATGGCAAGGAAAGTGTACCTGAGAGGTGGACTTGGAGTTGGTGCGTTCCGCAGGATCTATGGAGGAAGCAAGAGGAACGGAAGCAGACCACCTCATTTCTGCAAGAGCAGTGGTGGTGTTGCTCGTCACATTCTTCAGCAACTCCAGACTATGAACATTGTCGACCTCGACACTAAAGGGTTAGTTGTTGTTTTATCTTATATGTTACATGTTTGAAGGTCAATATAAAAACTTGTAATGCACTTGTTTAGTCTCGTAGTTTATTGACTTGCTTAAAGTTGAAATTGTGACATGGGTTCGTTTAAGACTTGTATATGGTTTTGTTATTACTTGGTTCATTTTAGGACTTGATCATATTTGACTAGCTAAGCTTGCTTTTTCATTCTCATGTGATTAGGGGGAGGAAAATCACATCGAGTGGTGAGAGAGATCTTGACCAAGTCGCAGGAAGGATCGCAGCTGCCATCTAAAATCGAAGATCACAAGTTTGTTTTTTGAGATTTAGATACATATGGAATGAGATTGCATTGGAAACCAGTAGTGGAATCCCTTCTctcattttatgttttgttttgatgaGTTGTTTCTCTTTTGTTCCTATGCGCAATTTGATCTAATCGACGACCTTGTTCTCTCTGCagtttaatgaattttttttagctataaacatatataataactgTAACAGTTTGCCAATGCTTTTGCTGTTGATACGATTTCAATATTAGcaaataagaaaacaaagaaaaacaaatgttttttgTTGATTTAATCGGAATGCTTAATTATATGCAAATTCAATGTTAAATTAATCAATTTTGTACTTGATAACTATTACTCCCTTTCATAATACttatgttttttcataataCTTATGTTTTGCCTTAATgcataaaaattaagaacataattttttcttaaaaaaatattttaaagatataattttaaaatcagttaaccaattataaaaaagacagtaaaatctaattggttgaacagtttttaataaagttaaaattaaccttaaaatctcaaaactttatataaattaaaataaaataattattctaaaacatcatctatattgaaacggAAGAAGTATTATTCTCCTTGGGTGCGCATGtttcttaacaaaaaaagaTACTGCTATTTTCTGAAAAGCGTAAGGAAACCACAAAATTCCAGCTTTTACGTGCGTTGATTTTTCAGATCTGTAAAAAGTCTATCCCCATAAACTTGGTTAAACCATGATTAAATGTCTGGTTAGCACGTAACGTAGAGACATGCGTCCATATATTTACTATGCCTAAGAAGCTACCTTTTATAGATCCAGTTTCCAAAGTTACTGAGACAGTGTATATCATTGTCTGATTGGCGCTTTTTTTAATTTGCTGACGTGGCTTAAAAACTAAACGTTGTTAATAAAAGGAGTAGAAAACAGTAGTATTCATCAATACGTAGAAAAAATAGTAGAAaggaaaataaatgaaaaagacgACTCCGAGAAAAGGAAAGCGA
Protein-coding sequences here:
- the LOC117129867 gene encoding 40S ribosomal protein S19-3, which encodes MATGKTVKDVSPHEFVKAYAAHLKRSGKIELPPWTDIVKTGKLKELAPYDPDWYYIRAASMARKVYLRGGLGVGAFRRIYGGSKRNGSRPPHFCKSSGGVARHILQQLQTMNIVDLDTKGGRKITSSGERDLDQVAGRIAAAI